One window of Thermocoleostomius sinensis A174 genomic DNA carries:
- a CDS encoding CAP domain-containing protein, producing the protein MLPDARTPLDRANPIAISSKFQTVKDRLRGLDLEQYYRLRLKKRSHFELRLRGLKSNTDVELLRDWNRNGQPELGEVVASSRAPDRQKETINIQGLEPGTYFIRVFARANQRTRYRLKLAARPTSTTSFTYQVVQQTNALRRERGLHPLALNTQLSRSAQTYTKAMATQDFFSHTGADGSTWQQRILATGYDFSSAAENLAIGYATPDRVIQGWMNSPGHRDNMLSVQVQEIGVGYFYLDPDPGRITSYHYWAESFGTPALTIQPSRGTNSRDRSRQQQSFFRKLDR; encoded by the coding sequence ATGCTACCTGATGCAAGAACGCCGCTCGATCGAGCAAACCCCATTGCAATTTCTTCAAAATTTCAAACTGTTAAAGACCGCTTGCGGGGTCTAGACTTAGAGCAGTATTATCGATTGCGCTTAAAGAAGCGAAGCCATTTCGAATTGCGACTAAGGGGTCTAAAATCCAATACCGATGTTGAGTTACTTCGTGACTGGAATCGCAATGGACAGCCAGAACTTGGTGAAGTCGTTGCCAGTTCTAGAGCGCCCGATCGTCAAAAAGAAACAATCAATATTCAGGGATTAGAGCCAGGGACCTACTTTATTCGCGTGTTTGCTAGAGCTAATCAACGCACTCGCTATCGCCTGAAGCTAGCAGCGCGTCCCACATCTACAACAAGTTTTACCTATCAAGTGGTTCAGCAAACAAACGCTCTACGTCGAGAGCGGGGGCTTCATCCGCTGGCGCTGAATACTCAGCTTTCTCGATCGGCTCAAACCTATACTAAGGCTATGGCCACGCAAGATTTTTTTAGCCACACGGGGGCAGACGGCTCTACTTGGCAACAGCGAATTCTAGCCACTGGCTATGATTTTTCCAGTGCCGCCGAAAATTTAGCGATCGGGTATGCCACTCCTGATCGTGTCATTCAAGGCTGGATGAATAGCCCTGGTCATCGAGATAATATGCTGTCGGTGCAAGTCCAAGAAATCGGCGTGGGGTATTTTTATCTAGATCCCGATCCAGGTCGGATTACATCCTATCACTATTGGGCTGAGTCATTTGGCACACCAGCCCTAACAATCCAGCCTAGCCGTGGAACTAACAGTCGCGATCGTAGTCGCCAGCAGCAGTCGTTTTTTAGAAAGCTAGATCGCTAA
- the lexA gene encoding transcriptional repressor LexA, translating to MEALTEVQQQLYDWLVEYIRENQHSPSIRQMMRAMGLKSPAPIQSRLEHLRNKGYIDWTEGKARTIRILKPMGIPILGAIAAGSVVESFTDSVEQLDFSSSLLRPGDYALRVRGDSMIDALIDDGDVVIMRPVPDPKALKNGTIVAARVNGDGTTLKYYHRKGNQVTLKPANRNYTPIEALATNVEVQGVLVGVWRGYSLFAS from the coding sequence ATGGAAGCCTTAACTGAAGTCCAACAACAACTTTATGATTGGCTCGTGGAATACATTCGCGAGAACCAACACTCTCCTTCAATCCGCCAAATGATGCGGGCAATGGGTTTAAAATCGCCTGCTCCAATTCAAAGCCGTCTAGAGCACTTACGAAACAAAGGTTACATTGATTGGACAGAAGGCAAGGCCCGCACCATTCGGATCTTGAAGCCCATGGGGATTCCGATCTTGGGTGCGATCGCCGCTGGTTCGGTGGTCGAATCGTTTACTGATTCGGTTGAACAACTTGATTTTTCCAGCTCGCTATTGCGCCCTGGCGATTACGCCCTACGAGTACGGGGAGATAGTATGATCGATGCTCTAATTGATGATGGGGACGTAGTGATTATGCGCCCTGTTCCCGATCCCAAAGCCCTAAAGAACGGGACTATTGTGGCGGCTCGCGTCAATGGGGATGGAACAACCCTCAAGTACTATCACCGGAAAGGCAACCAAGTCACGCTGAAGCCAGCAAACCGCAACTATACTCCGATCGAAGCACTGGCTACGAATGTAGAAGTACAAGGGGTCCTAGTAGGCGTATGGCGCGGCTATAGCCTGTTTGCTTCTTGA
- a CDS encoding DUF429 domain-containing protein, producing the protein MKFLGIDLGWQSQPSGLCCLNWQDNVLRLVELHRLEAVSAILSWIDDHTGFEEPAGIAVDAPTLIPNATGMRVPDRLAHKYFGRYHAGCYPANLSRPFAQRTVEFGLSLEARGFIHAPAIQPRQPIRFQIEVFPHPATIQLFQLERILKYKKGRLAERQLELMKLRDYILTIFPTLEPALLFCAETIAALSEVPTTGTALKALEDRLDSLICAYVAAHWWYWGQERNWVLGGGTPEESCITGYIIVPTPSKSTRVGTVKHRCSSSE; encoded by the coding sequence ATGAAATTTCTGGGAATCGATTTAGGATGGCAATCGCAGCCAAGCGGCTTGTGCTGTCTAAATTGGCAGGATAATGTGCTGCGATTGGTAGAGCTACATCGCCTAGAAGCAGTCTCGGCAATTTTGTCTTGGATTGATGATCACACTGGTTTCGAGGAACCAGCGGGTATTGCTGTGGATGCTCCAACTCTGATTCCAAACGCTACAGGAATGCGAGTTCCCGATCGATTAGCTCACAAATACTTTGGTCGATATCATGCAGGTTGCTACCCAGCCAACTTGAGTCGCCCTTTCGCGCAGCGAACTGTTGAATTTGGATTAAGCTTGGAAGCTAGAGGGTTTATCCACGCGCCAGCTATCCAACCGCGCCAGCCCATTCGGTTTCAAATTGAAGTGTTTCCTCACCCTGCAACCATTCAGTTGTTTCAACTAGAGCGCATTCTGAAATATAAAAAAGGACGGTTAGCAGAACGGCAGCTTGAACTTATGAAGCTGCGGGACTATATTCTCACAATCTTTCCAACGCTAGAACCAGCGCTGCTGTTTTGCGCGGAGACGATCGCTGCATTATCTGAAGTTCCCACAACTGGCACAGCGCTGAAAGCCCTAGAAGATCGGCTCGATAGTCTTATATGTGCTTATGTTGCTGCCCATTGGTGGTACTGGGGGCAAGAGCGGAATTGGGTATTGGGAGGAGGTACACCGGAGGAGTCTTGCATAACGGGGTACATCATTGTGCCGACGCCTTCTAAAAGTACCCGTGTGGGTACTGTGAAACATAGATGTTCTTCTTCAGAATAG
- a CDS encoding DUF1825 family protein — MGFFDSEIVQQEAKQLFEDYQSLMRLGSDYGKFDREGKKIFIERMEEVMDRYRVFMKRFELSEDFAAKMTVEQLKTQLGQFGITPQQMFDQMHMTLERMKAEVDR; from the coding sequence ATGGGATTCTTTGACTCGGAAATTGTTCAGCAGGAAGCGAAGCAGCTATTTGAGGATTATCAGTCGCTCATGCGGCTAGGTTCTGACTATGGCAAGTTCGATCGAGAAGGCAAGAAAATTTTCATCGAACGCATGGAAGAGGTGATGGATCGCTATCGCGTTTTTATGAAGCGGTTTGAACTGTCGGAAGATTTTGCTGCCAAGATGACTGTCGAGCAACTGAAAACACAATTGGGGCAGTTCGGTATTACTCCTCAACAGATGTTTGATCAAATGCACATGACGCTAGAACGAATGAAGGCAGAGGTCGATCGCTAG
- a CDS encoding hybrid sensor histidine kinase/response regulator translates to MVMIARVFFLPYGVAVVSVLVATTLMLALNPWLDMTQTPFLLFFGAVVFSAWYGGWKTGLLATLLAGWLSNYLFQFPLNQLSFTLPSLLCTGLFVGQGVLISWLSQAWRSQSLQAANIPATDILESTSDIFFAVNSQWQFTYVNRRFEEMMGRSRHDLLGKVIWQEFPEAVGSVFYETYHHVMKEQTAATVEGPASDGSGRWFVDYVYPIPKGLVVYSQDISDRKQIEVSQHFLAEASALLSSSLDYELTLSKLVELAVPTLADWCSVDEFCSDGTIKTLSIVNYLSINDTHIDNATASCSLEHSSWFASWLQTTFIRPSSRKLQQGQSIVYETLTEKLLLEVVPNHQNQALPFVPKSLIIVPLQCRGCVFGVLSFAIITSDRTYQPRDLLLAEDLARRAATAIDNARLYQEANRANRLKDEFLAILSHELRTPLNPILGWSKLLQRQPYDSAITKRALETIERNARLQAQLVDDLLDVSRILQGKLSLSTASVDLAEVIESALDTVRLSAEAKAIRLKFEQVEPDIQQQSLVSQSSLQLPICVTGDAARLQQVMWNLLSNAVKFTPHSGEILVELSIVDRPSSQFNSELYAQVKVRDTGKGIHSDFLPYVFDYFRQADAATTRKFGGLGLGLAIVRHIVELHGGQVYADSPGENQGATFMVQLPLQPLDEECLESDAAEPTVSAAQIPSILQNVRILIVDDETDMQDFLRFLLQNHGAIVSVASSAPQALRCLSNFNPSLLICDIGLPEVDGYTLIQAIRALSAENGGQVPAIALTAYATDGDRQKALSVGFQRHLAKPVADDQVLQAIIELLEEDT, encoded by the coding sequence ATGGTTATGATAGCCCGTGTATTTTTTCTACCTTATGGAGTAGCCGTTGTGTCAGTGCTTGTTGCAACTACGCTAATGTTGGCACTGAACCCGTGGCTGGATATGACTCAAACACCATTTCTGTTGTTTTTTGGGGCTGTTGTTTTTAGTGCGTGGTATGGTGGATGGAAAACTGGTTTGTTAGCAACACTACTGGCTGGCTGGCTGAGTAACTACCTGTTTCAATTTCCATTGAATCAACTGTCTTTCACACTGCCTAGTTTACTGTGCACGGGTCTATTTGTTGGGCAAGGAGTCTTAATCAGTTGGTTAAGTCAAGCTTGGCGATCGCAATCATTACAAGCTGCCAACATACCGGCTACGGATATTCTAGAGAGCACCTCTGACATCTTTTTTGCGGTGAACTCGCAATGGCAGTTTACCTATGTCAATCGGCGATTTGAAGAGATGATGGGGCGCTCTCGCCACGATCTACTGGGTAAAGTAATTTGGCAGGAATTTCCAGAAGCAGTGGGTTCTGTGTTTTACGAAACCTATCACCATGTTATGAAGGAACAAACGGCAGCCACTGTAGAAGGACCTGCTTCCGATGGTTCCGGTCGTTGGTTTGTTGATTATGTCTACCCTATTCCAAAAGGCTTGGTAGTTTATTCGCAAGATATTAGCGATCGCAAGCAAATAGAAGTTTCTCAGCATTTCTTGGCAGAAGCCAGTGCTCTCCTCTCCTCGTCGCTAGATTATGAACTTACCTTGTCTAAATTAGTAGAACTAGCAGTTCCCACCTTGGCAGATTGGTGTAGTGTCGATGAGTTCTGCTCAGATGGAACCATAAAAACCTTGTCTATTGTTAACTATTTATCTATTAACGATACACATATTGATAACGCTACAGCATCATGTTCCCTAGAACACTCATCATGGTTTGCATCATGGCTACAAACAACCTTCATTCGCCCATCTAGCCGAAAACTGCAACAAGGTCAGTCTATTGTCTATGAAACACTCACAGAGAAATTACTTCTAGAAGTAGTTCCTAATCATCAAAATCAAGCTCTGCCGTTTGTTCCAAAATCGCTTATTATTGTTCCGTTACAATGTCGTGGATGTGTATTTGGTGTCTTATCGTTCGCCATCATTACTTCAGATCGTACCTATCAACCAAGAGATTTATTGCTGGCAGAAGATCTAGCTCGGCGTGCCGCAACTGCAATTGACAACGCTCGGTTATATCAGGAAGCGAATCGCGCGAATCGTCTCAAAGACGAATTTCTCGCCATTCTCTCCCATGAATTGAGAACTCCGCTAAACCCAATTTTGGGCTGGTCGAAGCTATTGCAACGCCAACCCTACGACAGTGCTATCACCAAACGAGCCTTAGAAACGATCGAGCGAAATGCCAGGCTACAGGCCCAACTCGTAGACGATTTACTGGATGTATCGCGCATCCTTCAAGGTAAGTTGAGTCTTAGTACTGCTTCTGTCGATTTGGCAGAGGTGATTGAGTCCGCTTTGGATACCGTTCGTCTTTCTGCGGAGGCAAAAGCCATTCGCTTAAAATTTGAGCAAGTAGAACCTGATATCCAGCAACAATCGCTTGTGTCTCAGTCTTCTTTGCAGTTGCCCATTTGTGTCACAGGTGATGCGGCTCGCTTGCAGCAGGTAATGTGGAATCTGCTGTCAAATGCAGTGAAGTTTACACCTCACAGTGGCGAAATTTTGGTGGAGTTATCGATTGTCGATCGTCCTTCCAGTCAGTTCAATTCTGAATTGTATGCTCAAGTTAAAGTAAGAGATACAGGAAAAGGAATTCATTCAGACTTTCTTCCCTATGTGTTTGACTATTTTCGCCAGGCTGATGCTGCCACCACTCGGAAATTTGGAGGACTTGGGTTAGGATTGGCGATCGTTCGCCACATTGTTGAACTACACGGTGGTCAGGTATATGCGGATAGTCCTGGAGAAAATCAAGGAGCCACTTTCATGGTTCAATTACCGTTGCAACCTCTGGATGAAGAGTGCTTAGAGAGTGATGCTGCTGAACCAACTGTATCTGCTGCCCAAATCCCCTCAATCTTGCAAAATGTTCGAATTTTGATTGTGGATGACGAAACCGATATGCAAGATTTCCTACGGTTTCTGTTACAAAATCATGGAGCAATTGTCTCAGTCGCTTCGTCTGCACCCCAAGCTCTACGTTGCTTGTCTAACTTCAACCCTTCGCTATTAATTTGTGATATTGGCTTACCCGAAGTGGACGGCTACACCTTGATACAAGCCATTCGTGCTTTGTCAGCCGAAAATGGTGGACAAGTGCCTGCCATAGCATTAACAGCCTATGCCACAGATGGCGATCGCCAAAAAGCTTTATCGGTTGGTTTTCAGCGCCATCTAGCGAAACCCGTAGCAGACGATCAAGTCCTTCAGGCAATTATTGAGTTATTAGAAGAAGATACCTAG
- a CDS encoding nucleoside hydrolase, with protein MTTQSLDLQPLKIILDTDPGGDDSFAFLWLQSLAKQGLADIVAVTAADGNVHAQHTFVGASKLLQLGGFPDVEVGRGVIGGSNGEVEDAGAIHGADGMGNLSHTLPNSRQTYETARYSDDLLIEKLKQAPGDITLVAIGPLTNLAAAERKSPGVLQLAKEIVIMGGAFEAPGNVTPEAEFNIAFDADAADIVFNHCDRLVVIPLDVTHQLIFTNEMAKRVSAVNSDHPIAQFVVSLCQFMVSTALAFRETRGQAGFLVHDAATLAYLFHPETLLFRRGRVQVETKGKWTRGKTVLDRRHSAKVQPNAWIAMEVDSVNLLAILIEDLKYLIRSTNP; from the coding sequence ATGACAACCCAATCTCTAGATCTGCAACCACTAAAGATCATTCTCGATACCGACCCTGGTGGCGATGATTCGTTTGCGTTTCTTTGGCTACAAAGCCTAGCGAAACAAGGACTCGCTGATATTGTGGCTGTAACGGCTGCTGATGGCAACGTTCATGCCCAACATACCTTCGTAGGCGCATCTAAGCTGCTGCAACTGGGTGGCTTTCCAGATGTGGAAGTAGGACGCGGTGTGATTGGTGGTTCAAATGGGGAGGTGGAAGACGCTGGAGCAATTCATGGAGCCGACGGGATGGGCAATTTGTCGCACACCTTGCCCAACTCTCGCCAAACCTATGAGACGGCTCGTTATTCGGATGACCTGTTGATTGAAAAACTGAAGCAAGCTCCTGGTGATATCACGCTTGTGGCGATCGGGCCGCTCACTAATTTAGCAGCCGCGGAACGAAAATCACCAGGTGTACTGCAACTGGCCAAGGAGATCGTGATTATGGGCGGTGCATTTGAAGCGCCAGGAAACGTCACGCCAGAAGCCGAATTCAATATTGCTTTTGATGCTGATGCGGCTGATATTGTTTTCAATCACTGCGATCGACTCGTGGTAATTCCTTTAGATGTAACGCACCAACTTATCTTTACCAATGAAATGGCTAAGCGCGTCAGTGCTGTAAATTCGGATCACCCAATTGCCCAATTTGTGGTGTCGTTGTGTCAGTTTATGGTCAGCACGGCACTGGCGTTTCGAGAAACCCGTGGACAAGCTGGTTTTTTGGTGCATGATGCGGCTACGTTAGCTTACTTATTTCATCCGGAAACCTTACTGTTTCGACGAGGACGAGTTCAGGTGGAAACGAAAGGAAAATGGACTCGTGGCAAAACTGTGCTCGATCGGCGTCATAGTGCTAAGGTGCAGCCCAATGCTTGGATTGCGATGGAAGTAGACAGTGTCAATTTACTAGCCATCCTAATCGAGGATCTGAAATATTTGATTCGATCGACTAATCCTTAA
- the rbsK gene encoding ribokinase yields MSVVVFGSINMDLVVRAPRLPAPGETLMGHSFETVPGGKGANQAVAVARLGIATEMIGRVGHDAFGQTLLQGLQASGVGCNRVLIDQTTHSGVAVISVDDSSENTIIIVPGANGQIDEVDINRLLPVLSQAKVLMLQLEVPLAAVTAAAKAAKAAGVTVLLDPAPARADLPDELYGYVDLITPNQVETSQLVNFPVTDLAAAEKAAAVLHQRGVETVITKLGKRGALCLSREETFEIPVFPVNAVDTVAAGDAFNGGLAAGLAAGMSLKQAATQAAAVAALSVTKAGAQPSLPTKEDLTVFLSNRHSNASKD; encoded by the coding sequence ATGAGTGTCGTTGTGTTTGGCAGTATCAATATGGATTTAGTGGTGCGAGCGCCTCGGCTTCCGGCTCCGGGTGAAACCCTGATGGGACATTCGTTCGAAACAGTTCCAGGCGGCAAAGGGGCAAATCAAGCCGTGGCGGTTGCTCGGCTGGGGATCGCTACCGAAATGATAGGACGAGTGGGACATGATGCCTTTGGTCAAACGCTGTTGCAAGGGTTACAGGCAAGTGGAGTGGGCTGCAATCGGGTTTTAATAGATCAAACAACTCATTCGGGAGTGGCGGTCATTAGCGTAGACGACAGCAGCGAAAATACTATTATTATTGTTCCAGGGGCCAACGGTCAGATTGATGAGGTAGATATCAATCGACTGTTGCCAGTACTGTCTCAAGCCAAGGTACTAATGCTGCAACTGGAAGTGCCACTCGCAGCGGTTACGGCAGCGGCCAAAGCAGCCAAAGCGGCTGGTGTGACGGTGCTGCTTGATCCGGCTCCAGCACGAGCGGATCTACCCGATGAACTCTATGGCTATGTTGACCTAATCACACCCAATCAAGTAGAGACTAGTCAGTTGGTAAACTTTCCAGTCACCGATTTAGCCGCTGCTGAGAAAGCCGCTGCCGTTCTGCATCAGCGGGGGGTTGAGACGGTGATTACAAAATTAGGCAAGCGGGGAGCACTATGCCTAAGTCGGGAAGAAACGTTTGAAATTCCGGTTTTTCCTGTAAATGCGGTTGATACGGTGGCGGCTGGCGATGCTTTTAATGGAGGATTGGCGGCTGGCTTGGCAGCGGGAATGTCATTAAAGCAGGCTGCAACCCAAGCGGCGGCCGTAGCTGCTCTCTCGGTCACGAAGGCCGGAGCACAACCGTCTTTACCAACAAAAGAAGACTTGACTGTCTTTTTATCCAATCGACATTCAAACGCATCAAAAGACTAA
- a CDS encoding cobalt-precorrin-8X methylmutase: MDSINHPILEQSFAVIDREIGAHPFSPAEYAIVRRVIHSTADFEFKDLIRFSSDAIERAVAALRQQVPIVTDVSMVQQGIKTLVGKTFNNPVIAAVEQAPNALPGKTRTETGMLACWQQYPQAIFVIGNAPTALLTLCNRWQTTSVQPTLAIGAPVGFISVLESKAALAATPVPQIRVEGRKGGSAVAAAIVNALLVLAWEA; the protein is encoded by the coding sequence ATGGATTCGATCAATCATCCGATTCTAGAGCAGAGCTTTGCCGTTATCGATCGTGAAATTGGAGCACATCCGTTTTCACCCGCAGAGTATGCGATCGTGCGCCGAGTCATTCACAGTACCGCAGATTTTGAATTCAAAGATCTCATCCGTTTTAGCTCTGATGCAATCGAAAGAGCCGTTGCGGCATTGCGTCAGCAAGTGCCGATTGTCACCGATGTCAGCATGGTGCAGCAGGGCATCAAAACCCTGGTAGGGAAAACCTTCAACAATCCTGTGATTGCAGCCGTTGAGCAAGCACCCAACGCTCTACCTGGAAAAACCCGCACAGAAACCGGAATGCTCGCCTGTTGGCAGCAATATCCCCAGGCAATTTTTGTCATTGGCAATGCTCCTACAGCATTGCTGACCCTCTGCAATCGATGGCAAACTACATCGGTGCAGCCAACCTTAGCCATCGGGGCGCCTGTCGGGTTCATCTCGGTTTTAGAGTCAAAGGCTGCCTTAGCAGCAACACCCGTGCCACAAATTCGAGTGGAAGGACGTAAGGGCGGATCGGCTGTTGCCGCCGCTATTGTCAATGCGCTGTTGGTGTTGGCTTGGGAAGCATGA
- a CDS encoding pseudouridine synthase, whose translation MSDRYLLFHKPYDVLSQFTDERSATVRKTLKDFIPVSKVYPVGRLDRDSEGLMLLTNNGRLQHILTDPRFHHPRTYWVQVERIPEEAALEQLRRGVMIQGDRTRPAQVRLLAQEPELPPRDPPIRYRKSVPTAWLEMTLTEGRNRQVRRMTAAVGFPTLRLVRVAIGSLRLEGLAPGQWRDLTLLEHQALRRFWRG comes from the coding sequence GTGTCCGATCGCTATTTATTATTTCACAAGCCCTACGATGTGCTCTCGCAATTCACTGACGAGAGGTCGGCAACAGTGCGCAAAACCCTCAAAGATTTCATTCCTGTGTCGAAAGTATATCCGGTAGGGCGGCTCGATCGCGATAGTGAAGGACTGATGCTGTTGACCAACAACGGCCGTTTGCAACACATTCTCACCGATCCGCGCTTTCATCATCCTCGTACCTATTGGGTGCAGGTAGAGCGGATTCCTGAAGAGGCAGCGTTAGAACAATTGCGACGGGGCGTGATGATTCAAGGCGATCGCACTCGTCCAGCCCAGGTGCGGTTACTTGCTCAAGAACCCGAGTTACCGCCCCGCGACCCACCCATTCGCTATCGCAAGTCGGTTCCTACTGCCTGGCTAGAAATGACCCTCACTGAAGGTCGCAATCGGCAAGTGCGACGCATGACCGCTGCCGTAGGGTTTCCAACCTTGCGTCTAGTGCGAGTGGCAATCGGCTCGTTGCGGTTAGAGGGGTTAGCGCCTGGACAATGGCGCGATTTGACTCTATTGGAACATCAGGCATTAAGACGGTTTTGGCGTGGCTAA